One genomic region from Oncorhynchus clarkii lewisi isolate Uvic-CL-2024 chromosome 21, UVic_Ocla_1.0, whole genome shotgun sequence encodes:
- the LOC139378475 gene encoding uncharacterized protein: protein MDIIIDPASEQDLPLFSLRLLVPPLRLMSAFMWQVAQERNVMQYGKLEEFVTLVTEMVPELLSSKQRTQLILGLRARMVLELCCSAGRADLLTIQAHLDIIHTLTEKSLHKESHGDELEASDSNFVELVQTLLEYPSEREHFFQEVFPVHYGPRYDTALQTLVWEFLSRLEELLPVPDLTQTTAWLSAAPSVLEGCGQTVFDPEQLKTVLQHHQRHGNLNKSHVSKYTADTILSTLSIPPKMRVVINYEPDNSDNVRPYSDDNECIDKGVEVSEYEDHNEILDEDTDRCLEDLGLSTSEEQEQDGLSPAETSVLVTPVPCDELDLDHSLNVMVNADEPCQVLTCTLLPFSHSEMANLCKTDQVEKDRKQVDEKEEVVRKVIKKRVIKAVDKKTKVVRKVIKKRVIKPVDKKKEGSSAPQNRTHTCECGKVFKKPSLLTLHMGVHTMPYHCDQCPKRYATPGALKKHQLLHTEERPFACEHCDRRYRSAYDLKVHVRIHSGERRHMCTVCGKRFTQQCALVRHTRMHAGEKNYLCSICGKAFLTSGELRLHTRTHTGENPHTCKHCGKGFKVSCHLMVHLRSHTGERPYTCTQCPKSFTTSDSLRTHIYTHTGEKPHRCSECGKTFTQRGNMVNHMRRVHRPVKILQKYSQHRQSLVKKKN, encoded by the exons ATGGATATCATTATTGATCCAGCATCAGAACAAG atctccctctgttctccttgCGTCTCCTGGTTCCACCTCTACGACTGATGTCAGCTTTCATGTGGCAAGTGGCTCAAGAGCGTAATGTGATGCAGTATGGGAAGCTGGAGGAGTTTGTGACTTTGGTGACAGAGATGGTTCCAGAGCTGCTGAGCTCCAAGCAGAGGACCCAACTCATCCTGGGACTGAGGGCAAGG ATGGTTTTAGAGTTGTGTTGCAGTGCGGGCAGAGCTGACCTCCTGACCATCCAGGCCCACCTGGACATAATCCACACGTTGACAGAAAAATCCTTACACAAAGAG AGTCATGGTGATGAATTGGAGGCTTCAGATTCTAACTTTGTGGAGCTAGTCCAAACCCTGCTGGAATACCCTTCTGAGAGGGAGCATTTCTTCCAG GAGGTGTTCCCAGTCCACTATGGCCCTCGGTATGACACAGCGCTGCAGACACTGGTGTGGGAGTTCCTCTCCAGACTGGAGGagctgctgcctgtaccagaccTCACGCAG ACAACAGCAtggctcagtgctgccccctctgtCCTGGAGGGATGTGGACAGACTGTCTTTGACCCTGAACAACTGAAGACAGTGCTGCAGCACCATCAGCGTCATGGAAACCTGAACAAGA GTCATGTCTCTAAATACACTGCAGATACCATCCTGTCCACACTGTCCATCCCTCCAAAAATGAGAGTTGTTATTAACTACGAGCCAGACAACTCTGACAATGTGAGGCCATACTCAGATGACAATGAATGCATAGATAAGGGGGTAGAGGTCAGTGAATATGAAGACCACAATGAAATCCTGGATGAAGACACTGATAGATGTTTGGAGGATCTAGGGCTGTCAACATCAGAAGAACAGGAACAGGACGGTCTGTCACCTGCAGAGACCTCAGTGTTGGTTACTCCAGTACCCTGTGATG AATTGGACTTGGATCATTCTCTCAACGTGATGGTGAATGCTGACGAGCCATGCCAGGTTCTTACCTGCACTCTGCTTCCGTTCTCTCACAGTGAAATGGCCAACCTCTGCAAGACCGACCAAGTAGAAAAGGACAGAAAGCAGGTTGACGAGAAAGAAGAGGTGGTCAGAAAGGTGATCAAAAAGAGGGTGATCAAAGCGGTTGACAAGAAAACAAAGGTGGTCAGAAAGGTGATCAAAAAGAGGGTGATCAAACCGGTTGACAAGAAAAAAGAGGGATCCTCTGCACCCCAAAACAGGACTCATACATGTGAGTGTGGGAAGGTTTTCAAAAAACCATCACTGTTGACGCTACATATGGGAGTTCATACGATGCCATATCATTGTGACCAGTGTCCCAAACGATATGCTACTCCAGGGGCACTGAAAAAACACCAGCTACTTCACACAGAAGAAAGACCATTCGCATGTGAACACTGTGACCGGAGGTACAGGAGTGCTTATGATCTCAAAGTGCACGTACGCATTCACTCTGGGGAGCGACGTCACATGTGTACTGTCTGTGGTAAGAGGTTTACCCAGCAGTGTGCACTAGTGAGACACACGCGAATGCATGCTGGGGAAAAGAATTATTTATGTAGCATATGTGGTAAGGCATTCCTTACCTCAGGAGAACTGCGGTTGCATACACGAACGCACACAGGAGAAAACCCCCACACCTGTAAACATTGTGGAAAGGGTTTCAAAGTATCTTGCCATCTTATGGTTCATCTGCGATCTCACACAGGCGAGCGTCCTTACACCTGCACCCAATGCCCCAAATCTTTCACTACCTCAGACTCTCTTAGAacgcacatatatacacacactgggGAGAAACCTCACCGGTGCTCAGAGTGTGGGAAAACATTTACTCAAAGGGGTAATATGGTAAATCATATGAGAAGAGTTCATAGACCGGTTAAGATTCTCCAAAAGTACTCCCAACACAGACAAAGtctcgtaaaaaaaaaaaattga
- the LOC139378480 gene encoding ras association domain-containing protein 8-like, with protein MRAMELKVWVDGVQRIVCGVTEHTTCQEVVIALAQAIGRTGRYTLIERWRETERHLAPHENPVVSLNMWGQYASDVQLVLQRTGPSLSECPNSDGASRVPERGLYRQSLPPLAKLRPSANDRSLKRREPKRKSLTFTAKGLRDIFGKGRDAEAKQQQRALNQGRGVVSVPLSPARELVRLVQLQKDKLQLLESRLQGSEAKLHGCESGDVGMCIEGQEGIGVLEEELVRLEQQLRRNEVEMSEEEFWQNELQIEQESERQLREQLQELIGRVRECEARLGEYLTRIQGMEAGLEQETEQSRQVDEEEAWAQLGKVRAELEQQVQHRVQLESSSRAVDRSLGQSSKKLQEKEQELEQLTRELRQVNLQQFIHQTGTKVSVLPAQPNDQENNTDLQSGLLKCLGSSRLLPSDLRALQSPVSSGLNPEGIYV; from the exons ATGAGAGCCATGGAGCTGAAAGTGTGGGTGGATGGAGTGCAGCGGATCGTATGTGGCGTCACAGAGCACACCACATGCCAGGAGGTGGTCATTGCCCTGGCCCAGGCCATTG GGCGTACTGGCAGGTACACGTTGATCGAGAGATGGCGGGAGACGGAACGTCACTTGGCCCCGCATGAAAACCCTGTGGTGTCCCTCAACATGTGGGGCCAGTATGCCAGCGACGTGCAGCTGGTTCTCCAGCGCACCGGCCCCTCCCTCAGCGAATGTCCCAACTCCGACGGTGCATCCCGTGTGCCCGAGCGCGGCCTCTACCGCCAGAGCCTGCCTCCTCTGGCCAAGCTGCGCCCATCGGCCAATGACCGCTCGCTCAAGCGTCGGGAGCCCAAGCGTAAGTCCCTCACCTTCACGGCCAAGGGCTTGAGGGATATTTTTGGGAAGGGCAGAGATGCCGAGGCCAAGCAGCAGCAGAGAGCACTGAACCAGGGCAGGGGGGTGGTGTCTGTGCCCCTCAGTCCAGCCCGGGAGCTGGTGCGCCTGGTCCAGCTGCAGAAGGACAAGCTCCAGCTACTGGAGAGCCGGCTGCAGGGCTCCGAGGCAAAGCTACACGGCTGTGAGAGCGGTGATGTTGGCATGTGCATCGAGGGTCAGGAGGGCATTGGCGTGCTGGAGGAGGAGCTGGTGCGTCTGGAGCAGCAGCTGCGGAGGAATGAGGTGGAGATGTCCGAGGAGGAGTTCTGGCAGAACGAGCTGCAGATCGAGCAGGAGAGCGAGCGGCAGCTGAGGGAGCAGCTCCAGGAGCTGATTGGACGGGTGCGGGAGTGTGAAGCCCGACTGGGGGAGTACCTGACCCGTATCCAGGGCATGGAGGCTGGCCTGGAGCAGGAGACTGAGCAGAGCAGGCAGGTGGACGAGGAGGAGGCCTGGGCCCAGCTGGGGAAGGTCAGGGCGGAGCTGGAGCAGCAGGTTCAACACAGAGTGCAGCTGGAGAGCAGCAGCAGGGCTGTGGACCGCTCACTGGGACAGTCCAGCAAGAAACTACAG GAGAAGGAGCAGGAGTTGGAGCAGTTGACCAGGGAGCTGAGACAAGTGAACCTTCAGCAGTTCATCCATCAGACTGGCACCAAGGTCAGCGTTCTACCAGCCCAGCCCAATGACCAGGAGAATAACACAG acCTCCAATCAGGCTTGCTGAAATGTCTGGGCTCCTCCCGCCTCCTCCCTAGCGACCTCCGAGCTCTGCAGAGTCCAGTGTCTTCAGGCCTCAACCCTGAGGGCATCTAcgtctga